In Shouchella patagoniensis, the following are encoded in one genomic region:
- the dapF gene encoding diaminopimelate epimerase has protein sequence MKFTKMHGLGNSYIYINLFKETLPEERMAETAIQVADPNRGIGGDGMIVIAPSDSCAVKMRVFNSDGSEAKNCGNGLRCVAKYSFEQGIVDQKTFTIETLGGPVSATVYPNDLNIVETVSINMGKPRLDPAAIPMSGVAADSVINQPIKAGEETVNITAVSMGNPHAVMFVDAIDQAPVTELGPLIEKNSVFPEWVNAEWVEVISQTELNFRVWERGSGITQACGTGACAAVVASVLNGYSNRGEPIIVHLLGGDLEIKWQENGDVLMNGPAEYVCTGKVYV, from the coding sequence ATTAAATTTACTAAAATGCATGGGTTAGGGAATAGCTATATTTATATTAACTTGTTCAAAGAAACTTTACCCGAAGAGCGAATGGCTGAAACTGCGATTCAGGTTGCCGATCCAAATCGAGGGATTGGTGGCGATGGCATGATTGTAATTGCTCCATCGGATTCTTGTGCGGTTAAAATGCGCGTGTTTAATAGCGATGGTTCTGAAGCGAAAAATTGCGGAAATGGCTTGCGATGTGTTGCTAAATATAGTTTTGAACAAGGAATAGTAGATCAGAAGACATTTACAATTGAAACGCTAGGCGGGCCAGTTTCAGCTACTGTTTATCCAAATGATCTAAATATCGTTGAAACGGTTTCTATTAATATGGGCAAACCTCGTCTAGACCCTGCCGCAATCCCCATGTCAGGAGTTGCAGCAGATTCTGTAATCAATCAGCCGATAAAAGCAGGTGAGGAGACAGTGAATATTACCGCTGTATCAATGGGGAATCCGCACGCGGTTATGTTTGTTGATGCGATTGATCAGGCTCCAGTCACAGAGCTTGGTCCTTTAATTGAAAAGAATTCCGTTTTCCCGGAATGGGTGAACGCTGAATGGGTAGAAGTAATAAGTCAAACAGAACTAAATTTCCGAGTGTGGGAAAGAGGTTCTGGCATCACTCAGGCATGTGGTACAGGTGCGTGTGCAGCTGTGGTAGCAAGTGTATTAAATGGTTATTCAAATCGTGGAGAACCCATTATAGTACACTTGCTTGGAGGCGATTTAGAGATCAAGTGGCAGGAAAACGGAGATGTACTAATGAATGGACCAGCTGAATATGTATGCACAGGAAAAGTATACGTGTAA
- a CDS encoding YuzB family protein, protein MRPIIEFCLSNLASGSHDAMEELEKDPNLDIIEYGCLNHCGTCALDHFALVNGDFVSGETAEELVTNIYNHLEENPMF, encoded by the coding sequence ATGAGACCGATTATTGAATTTTGTTTAAGCAATTTGGCAAGCGGTTCACATGATGCGATGGAGGAGCTTGAAAAAGATCCAAACCTTGACATTATTGAGTACGGGTGTTTAAATCATTGCGGAACATGTGCACTTGACCATTTTGCATTAGTGAATGGAGACTTTGTATCTGGTGAGACAGCTGAAGAGCTAGTCACCAATATTTATAATCATTTAGAAGAAAATCCAATGTTTTAA